In Flammeovirgaceae bacterium 311, one DNA window encodes the following:
- a CDS encoding signal transduction histidine kinase (COG3920 Signal transduction histidine kinase): MAVPALVVPVFPGREHFKALYNPVNSPVFLLHTGEGLVLAHNVAFSACFYTPEVFTDTPKAATIILATPHHVQAVRQGKVSATLQLPDGNRQALELELADAMLGDESVLLCFVQDQLSHNSQQIALAAAEAEKKALLNEVYHRVKNNLNIIISLLKLQMNRVQDPGVRKLLLESKSRIFTLALLQERLYLSPRLSEVKANEYLISLAHSVVNTFKGGQQISLHTHSTECWLKVDTLVPLGLLVHELVSNAVVHAFSAQEQGQVHLFFGPAGDTHYELIIADDGKGLSPQIFEGGKTLGVQLINSLVKQLKAHKQLETAAGAGTKIIISLPKPLA, translated from the coding sequence ATGGCCGTACCTGCACTTGTTGTACCTGTTTTTCCCGGTAGGGAGCATTTTAAGGCTTTATACAATCCTGTTAACAGCCCTGTGTTTTTGCTGCACACTGGAGAGGGGTTGGTACTGGCGCATAACGTGGCATTCAGTGCCTGTTTTTATACTCCCGAAGTATTTACAGATACGCCCAAAGCAGCTACAATCATCTTAGCCACCCCCCATCATGTACAGGCTGTAAGGCAGGGAAAGGTATCTGCCACCCTGCAGCTGCCTGATGGGAACAGGCAAGCGCTGGAACTGGAACTGGCAGATGCAATGCTGGGAGATGAAAGCGTGCTGTTATGCTTTGTGCAGGATCAGCTAAGCCACAACAGTCAGCAGATTGCCTTAGCTGCAGCAGAAGCAGAAAAGAAAGCCCTGCTGAATGAAGTATACCATCGGGTAAAAAATAATCTGAATATCATTATCAGTCTGCTCAAGCTGCAGATGAACAGGGTGCAGGATCCGGGGGTGCGAAAGCTGCTGTTAGAGAGTAAAAGCAGAATTTTTACTTTGGCTCTGTTGCAGGAGCGTCTGTACCTTTCTCCCCGGCTGTCAGAGGTAAAAGCAAATGAATATCTGATCAGCCTGGCGCATTCTGTTGTAAATACCTTCAAAGGAGGGCAGCAAATTTCTTTACACACCCACTCCACAGAGTGCTGGTTGAAAGTTGACACCCTTGTGCCGCTGGGCCTGCTGGTGCATGAGCTGGTATCTAACGCTGTGGTACATGCATTTTCTGCACAGGAGCAGGGGCAGGTTCACCTCTTTTTTGGACCAGCCGGTGATACTCATTACGAGCTGATTATTGCTGATGATGGCAAAGGTTTATCTCCCCAAATTTTTGAGGGAGGTAAAACACTTGGGGTGCAGCTTATCAACAGCCTGGTAAAACAGCTAAAGGCCCATAAACAACTGGAAACCGCTGCCGGAGCGGGTACCAAAATTATTATTAGCTTGCCAAAACCCTTAGCATGA
- a CDS encoding two component transcriptional regulator, LuxR family protein (COG2197 Response regulator containing a CheY-like receiver domain and an HTH DNA-binding domain) produces the protein MGKEVRIIVADDHRMVRKAWELLLGGRDEYRVVGQAANGAEVLQVLQETRADVVLMDLDMPVMNGIEATDRIRNCYPWIKVIALTMQKESAYIKRFFAAGASGFLTKNASEDELLDAVQQVLAGHRYLSREVSDVLSSSLLTPATDDSSHRLGGLSEREVEIVKLIASGYTTSQIADKLCVSIKTVESHRRNIFKKLDVKNVAQMISKSKERII, from the coding sequence ATGGGAAAAGAAGTACGTATTATAGTAGCAGATGATCACAGAATGGTGCGCAAGGCATGGGAGCTGCTACTGGGAGGAAGGGATGAATACAGGGTGGTTGGACAGGCAGCCAATGGCGCAGAGGTACTGCAGGTACTGCAGGAAACCAGGGCTGATGTAGTGCTGATGGACCTGGATATGCCGGTTATGAATGGTATTGAAGCAACAGACCGCATCAGGAACTGCTATCCCTGGATTAAGGTAATAGCCCTTACCATGCAAAAGGAAAGTGCTTATATCAAAAGGTTCTTTGCAGCGGGCGCAAGTGGCTTTCTTACTAAAAATGCTTCTGAAGATGAGTTGCTGGATGCCGTACAGCAGGTATTGGCAGGCCATCGTTACCTGTCCAGAGAAGTAAGTGATGTGTTAAGCAGCAGTTTACTTACCCCCGCTACAGATGATAGCAGCCATAGACTCGGAGGCTTGTCGGAACGTGAGGTTGAGATAGTAAAGCTAATTGCTTCCGGTTATACCACTAGCCAGATTGCAGATAAACTGTGCGTAAGCATCAAAACGGTAGAGAGCCACCGCCGTAACATTTTCAAAAAGCTGGATGTTAAAAATGTCGCACAAATGATCAGCAAGTCTAAGGAAAGGATTATCTGA
- a CDS encoding MiaB-like tRNA modifying enzyme (COG0621 2-methylthioadenine synthetase), producing MKKVAFYTLGCKLNFSETSTIGRQFEDRGFQKVDFSDQPDIFIINTCSVTDNADKKCRKIVREAQSINPNGYIAIIGCYAQLKPQEIADIPGVDAVLGAAEKFQLLDLLGTFEKQPQDSAQQATVLASEITEATAFNNAYSYGDRTRTFLKVQDGCNYNCSFCTIPLARGKSRSNSIANIIASAREIAATDIKEVVITGVNIGDFGIQDGRRQERFIDLVKALDEVEGIDRFRISSIEPNLLSNEVIEYVAQSRRFVPHFHIPLQSGSNEILKAMYRRYQRELYAERVAGIKSLMPHCCIGVDVIVGFPGETEEHFLETYRFLNELPVSYLHVFTFSERANTPAAELASPVPMKERNRRSRMLRSLSEKKKRFFYEENAGREATVLFEDDVVEGMMHGFTENYVRVTAKYDPMLINELKTVQLTSLDSNGLMQAAETTTYLSHA from the coding sequence ATGAAGAAGGTAGCCTTTTATACACTGGGATGTAAGCTCAACTTTTCTGAAACCTCTACAATTGGACGGCAGTTTGAAGACCGCGGGTTTCAAAAAGTAGACTTTTCGGATCAGCCCGATATATTCATCATTAACACCTGCTCGGTTACCGACAATGCTGATAAAAAATGCCGCAAAATTGTTCGGGAGGCGCAAAGTATTAATCCCAATGGTTACATTGCCATTATTGGCTGCTATGCCCAGTTAAAGCCGCAGGAAATTGCCGATATACCCGGTGTTGATGCCGTACTGGGTGCTGCGGAAAAATTTCAGCTGCTGGACCTGCTGGGCACTTTCGAGAAGCAACCGCAGGATTCTGCACAGCAGGCTACTGTATTAGCTAGTGAAATAACTGAAGCCACAGCCTTCAACAATGCCTATTCCTATGGCGACCGCACCCGTACTTTTCTTAAAGTACAGGATGGCTGCAACTACAACTGTTCTTTTTGCACCATTCCGCTTGCCCGGGGTAAAAGCCGCTCCAACAGCATTGCGAACATAATTGCCTCTGCCCGTGAAATTGCCGCTACCGACATCAAAGAAGTAGTAATCACCGGGGTAAACATTGGTGATTTCGGCATACAGGACGGCCGCCGCCAGGAGCGTTTTATTGACCTGGTGAAGGCATTGGATGAGGTGGAAGGTATAGATCGTTTTCGCATTTCATCCATTGAGCCAAACCTGCTCAGCAACGAGGTGATTGAGTATGTTGCTCAGTCCCGGCGCTTTGTGCCTCACTTTCACATACCGCTGCAATCGGGCAGTAACGAAATTCTGAAAGCCATGTATCGCCGCTACCAGCGCGAGCTGTATGCCGAAAGGGTTGCCGGTATCAAGAGCCTGATGCCCCACTGTTGTATCGGGGTAGATGTAATTGTAGGTTTCCCCGGCGAAACGGAAGAGCATTTTCTGGAAACCTATCGCTTTCTGAACGAGCTGCCTGTGAGTTACCTGCACGTTTTTACGTTTTCTGAAAGAGCCAACACCCCGGCTGCAGAGCTGGCAAGCCCTGTGCCTATGAAAGAGCGCAACCGCCGCAGCCGCATGCTACGCAGCCTAAGCGAAAAGAAAAAACGTTTCTTTTACGAAGAAAATGCAGGCCGGGAAGCAACAGTGCTTTTTGAGGATGATGTGGTGGAGGGTATGATGCATGGCTTTACAGAAAACTATGTACGTGTTACTGCTAAGTATGACCCTATGCTTATTAATGAGCTGAAGACGGTACAACTTACTTCCCTTGATAGCAATGGATTAATGCAGGCCGCAGAAACAACCACCTACCTTTCGCACGCATAA